In Primulina eburnea isolate SZY01 chromosome 14, ASM2296580v1, whole genome shotgun sequence, the following proteins share a genomic window:
- the LOC140813294 gene encoding nuclear poly(A) polymerase 3 — MEIERSVSLLQYMEDEGLVASDKEEIRRRNVIVKLKQIVFVWAKKIAYDHRLPKSCIRTASATIITYGSYGLGVHNHESDVDALCVGPGFATRAEDFFIVLRNMLETRPEVSEIYCVKDAKVPLIRFKFDGVSVDLPYAKIHGISVPEDVDVFNPFILANMDEISWRSLSGVRANRSIFQLVPCIETYKSLLRCIKFWARRRGIYCNIFGFFGGVHLAVLVAAICQRHPDTWLSALVSIFFKTFAFWPWPTPVILFHDIVPTHYLHTEKSLMPIQLPCSLNEYCRSYITRSTFGRIREEFLRGHYMTKDVLSPIIDWKILFEPFSYAYHYARYFKIRLSSSDRDELRDWVGWVKCRLRCLLVKLEDLLGFCDPNPTEYVDATLHAPNTVFFWGLKMSRSHKIDIDAIKKELVKNINSGSERPLGKIELSVVKVSELPDMNPE, encoded by the exons ATGGAGATTGAAAGATCAGTTTCTCTGCTTCAG TATATGGAGGATGAGGGTTTGGTGGCATCTGACAAGGAAGAAATTAGGAGAAGAAACGTTATTGTCAAGCTCAAACAG ATTGTGTTTGTGTGGGCTAAGAAGATAGCTTACGACCACCGACTCCCAAAGAGTTGCATCAGGACTGCTTCCGCCACAATTATAACCTATGGATCATATGGCCTTGGA GTTCATAATCATGAGTCTGATGTTGATGCTCTGTGTGTTGGACCAGGCTTTGCTACTAGGGCG GAAGATTTTTTTATTGTTCTACGTAACATGCTCGAAACTAGACCTGAGGTTTCTGAGATCTACTGTGTCAAGGATGCCAAAGTTCCTCTCATCCGATTCAAATTTGATGGGGTCTCAGTTGATCTTCCCTATGCCAAGATCCATGGAATATCTGTTCCTGAG GATGTGGATGTATTCAACCCATTCATTTTAGCAAATATGGATGAGATAAGTTGGAGAAGTTTGTCTGGTGTACGAGCTAATAGAAGCATTTTTCAACTTGTGCCATGCATAGAG ACATACAAGTCACTCCTGCGCTGTATCAAATTTTGGGCAAGGAGACGAGGCATTTATTGCAAT ATATTTGGATTTTTCGGAGGCGTTCACTTGGCAGTCCTTGTGGCTGCAATCTGTCAAAGACATCCGGATACCTGGCTAAGTGCTCTGGTTTCAATTTTCTTCAAGACATTTGCCTTCTGGCCCTGGCCAACACCAGTTATCTTGTTTCATGATATAGTGCCGACACATTACCTTCATACGGAAAAGTCTCTAATGCCAATTCAGCTACCATGTAGCCTAAATGAATATTGTCGTTCTTACATAACTAGGAGTACATTCGGCCGAATCAGAGAAGAGTTTCTACGCGGACACTACATGACAAAG GATGTCCTGAGCCCAATCATCGATTGGAAAATTTTATTCGAGCCATTTTCGTATGCATACCACTATGCCCGATATTTTAAAATCCGCCTTTCATCGTCTGATAGAGATGAGTTACGAGACTGGGTTGGTTGGGTCAAGTGTCGATTGCGCTGCCTTCTAGTAAAG TTGGAGGACTTGCTGGGATTTTGTGATCCCAACCCTACAGAATACGTTGATGCTACGCTACACGCTCCAAATACGGTGTTTTTCTGGGGACTGAAGATGAGTAGAAGTCATAAGATTGACATTGATGCAATCAAGAAAGAGTTGGTAAAGAACATCAACTCTGGAAGTGAACGCCCTCTGGGAAAGATCGAATTATCGGTGGTGAAAGTTTCAGAATTACCTGATATGAACCCCGAGTGA